The Narcine bancroftii isolate sNarBan1 chromosome 8, sNarBan1.hap1, whole genome shotgun sequence region agaggaatgagaagtgagattggacagtgaaccaaataacttttctgaacttacacatgcaTTACACGCATGTgcacttagaaggggattaatttgggTTAAGTATATTAatggtaagttaaagtttgattctattttcgggtttaaagataattaaaagcaacttttctttaagtaaccatttgtcttggtgaatatctattgctgctgggttttggggtcctgtgGGCTCATAacgctgtactcactggaatttagaagagtgagagaAATCTTAGAGAAATCGATAAGGTAGAGGTGGGTAAGCTGCTTCCGTGGGTGGGGGAGACCAGCacgaggggacacagcctcaagatccagggcagTCGAttgaggacggagatgaggaggaactgcttttatgggagggaatttgctgcccattgaagtgaACTCAGCAAACCTATTCAAGACAAGATTGGGTATATTTTTACATCGTCGGGGGAAATGAAGGGAGATGGAGACGAGCCTGTCCTCAGATCAGCTGCGATCTCAGTGAACGGCGGAGCTGGCTCGACTGGGCGGATGGCCGATTACTGCCCGTTTCTGATACAAACTGCCGAAATACACCGTGGCGCGTTGCAGAAGGTAACAATTGGGGCGACAGAACTGGTATTAATGCTCTTCCAGAACTGGGAGTGGCATGTTAGTTTATTGTAAGGTGGGAAGGTTGGGAGTATGTGTCGAACTACGTACTATAGGCAGGATGTGATTACAGTCGGAAGGTGAAGATTAACGAGGACATCACCAggacttgagttataaggagaggctggactgAAAGAAGGTGAGAGGGGACCTTGGACAAGTTGACGGAAAAGTAATCGTTGATTGAAATCTGATTGCAagggttctctggtcctcagtgctcAACACGCAgaaacacacccagacataacacatagagacaaacaatacacatgcagaacAAGGGTTCATCCAgacaaataaatgcaaaaatgttgtttcatggatatgggagtctcggagggtcagcgcgagcagttcctttggtcattctcgCTGCCCGCGGGAAGAAattgttcctcatcctggtggtgctggctctgatacccctgtatctcttaCCCCGACTGGAGGAGCTGAAAGTGGCCGTGTGTGGGGGTGGAAgatttttgcgtgccctcttcagacaacgatccgggTGGGTGGCGGGGGGAAGGGAGATtccagtggtcctctctgccactctcgtggtcctgcagattgacctccaatctgtttctctgcagcgaccgtacccacaccatgatgcagccggccaggacactctcgatagaggttGACGTGACGGCGGCCGGTGGCCTCGCCCACTTCAgtcctctcaggaagtgcagcccCTGTTGCACCCTCCTGACCAGGGAGGAGATGCTGAGCGTTCACAATAGGTCACTGGTTCAATGACCTCCAAGAAACCTGGcgctctcccctctctctgcgACAGTGTTGCCAAAGTGTAGTGGGGGCAcgcgttcctggtcctcctgaagtccacgatcacctccttcatcttgtccatgttgagactcagcaTTGATGAGGTGGATGGTCACAGTTTGCTCCACCCAAGGGTAGGGGAGgttagaactagagggcatagttttcaGGTAGAGATGGTAAAGATTGAGAAGAGATGCGAGATGGAGCCTTCCTGATCGTGGCAGAGGTGCGCATCTGGAGTGCAGGTcgctaatggtttggactgaaggctgagtGGCTTTCGGAGAGCTGAAGTCTAATCCACGGACAGTCAATATCTCGGGGGTGGGaggctctcatttgcttctctgccTTGGACTGTAAGGGGAGCCTTATGGCAGATGAGCGGGAATTTCCTGAAATATTACTGGGTCAATAAACGAACCGTGTCACATGAACCATGGTTAAAAGGTTCAGAAGAATATGGGACGGGATCAAAGGCCAACTTGGTCCACGAGGAGGTGAAGGACCTTTTGTGTGTTGACTGACCCTGAGTCAACAGGAGATAGAAACAGGAAACACCCAGTTTTTCAGGGGGTATCTGGAAAAGCAGCCAGTGGTGAGAGCACTGTTCTTGTAAGCTAGGCGTTCCTTGCTGGGACCTCATTTCTGTGACGGGCGCTGGACAAACTGGCGACTCCTTATGGGTGGACAATGTTAAAGATtttcatgtattttacattctCAATGTAGGATGATGTAACAGTAATGGGACCTTTACCTTCtgggtttccccccacccctttgaGAACCGGGAGAGGTACACATTAGCTTCCAGGGATACCTAACTGCCTCTGGAGTCCCCTTTCAATGGGAtcatttggggggggtggggaaagtccAACGGCGATTGAATAATGGAGGGGTGCTTACCCTCAAAATCCAGTCATTAATCCTGACAATGACTGGACCTCTcgtagccacccatttcactaTTTCTGGAGGAGAGGCAGGAAAGAGCATGGTAGAGAGGTGAGACAGGAAAGAGCATGGCAGAGAGGTGAGACaaggccattcatcccttctcCCACCAACCTATCTCGTCCATTGGCCCCCGAATATTTAGATTTAGACACCCAGCACGGCAACAGTCCAAATTTACTGTCCCAACACTGAATGTGCTGTCCGTGCACTTAATGTCCTATCCCAACACTGAGTGTGCTGTCCCAACATTGAATATCCTGTCCCTACATTGAATGTCCTGTCCCTACACTGAATGTCCTGTCCCTACCCTGAATGTGCTGTCCCTACCCTGAATGTGCTGTCCCTACATTGACTGGGCCAAGAGCTTTTGCCGTTCATTGGCCCCCAGCATGGTTTGGagtgggtgggggatggggagggagtggaAGGTAGTGGAAGTCACGCTGTTACTGATGCCCCCACTTCACCCATCTCAAAACTGCCCTTCTGCCCCAGGGAGGCTCCGCCACTCACCGTACTCATTGGCTGGCATAATCCAAACGGATATGATACTGCCAACACGTCTTTAGCGACTGAACCTGCACCTCCCCTTCATGCCCATGTATGGTAGTCAATGCTGCTCATCACAACCCCTGTTAACACCAGAGTTACGCCCCTCCTCCTTCAAACTCccagcccccaccaccctctggcgaCAGAGTATTCCAGAGATTTACCTCCCTCTGTGAGAATTTAAACTTTTTACATTTGGACGTACTGGCCCTTCCTGTCcacgagcccatactgcccaattcaCCTTTAACCCAGGTCCGTTTCGAACGTTTGGATGGACCTGGTggaccctggagaaaacccatgcaggcagacagcgcaggattcgaacccgggtctctTTCACCCATGCACTCACTACACAACACTGTCAAATACTGTGGGATTCAGTGGGCATGTCAAAGATATCAGTGTGGGTAGTTTATCTCCCAAGATCGAGAGAGGTagcggtcagtgggactaggcagaaaaaggtttggcacagacgTGAAGGTCCAAAGGGGCCTGTTACAAATGAGATccattcctaagtctgtcttAACATCGGATTTGTAGGTtagtcagaacaggtacatatgGTTCTCATTTAGCCAAATGTTTgtcttagaccagtggttctcaacctttttctttccactcacatcccgctttaggtaatccctctgccatcggtgctctatgattagtaaggggttgctaaaagtggtctgtgagtgtgaagggaaggtcgagaaccactacCCTAGACTGTACAATCTAGACTCTATGCCACCACCAGATTCCCGAATGATCCATGAAGCGAaggcactgcctgacttttcatgcagttatttaattttttaatagtaattgttgtaagatggttataatatgaatgtttgctctgtgatgttgcCCCAAAACATCgaattaatgacaataaatttggattttgATTCTTTCAGTCACAGCCACTGTTCGTCGTGACGGCAAAATGCTTCTGGTCACATCCACTGACAGAAGTGCTGCCACCACACCAAAGAACTCGAGGCCTGAGTCCCATTTCTCCAGGTACTGTGCTCCAGGCCAAAATTAAAGATGATCACAGTTTGGGGCGGAGCAGGTGAAAATAAGGTGCTGCAGCAATGTATTCtctactgagctactatagacgtcGGTGTTCATGCTGTGGAATCACTGTACACGTTCTCAAGCTGATGTATACACGGGGAAGTCAATGCTTGCGCTGCGTGACACTGACAGCTCCAAGCTTTCATGTGTCACGGCCTCTGTCACCTGGGCAGGAAGTGACGTCGCTTCCCGATAGAAACCCGCGTTGGATGCAGGCCTGCCACAGCACggctgccattttgggagccagtcCGCTTGCTGGGAAGTGGGTCAGCCACAGTGCACCAATTAATCGAATGCAGCAATACCGCAGCCCCAAAAGTTGGTGTCACGGGGTGGCTTAATCTGTTATATTGTCAGGAtagtgtgaactattttgtaaccacgaaagaatacacccttctcactgtagtgcaccactgtggggcgtatgcaTACGAGTGTATGTGATCAGTTTCCTGGGGTAGTGGAAggtatcagtaagtaaagtctcttctgttatttgaatcttgcatctctaagttatttaagaagtctcCCAAGTAACACTGaggcataacatggtggcagtggtataaCAGAacaacaataaaaccataaaattgattgtaagtcactgaaatacgaaggggaagaagagaaaaaacattactgaaaaaaatggctggagcaacagccaTTCACCCAGTGATAgatgggaggctgaagacattgttgaattgtttaaaaagtttcagcaaatCAACATTCAAAagccattttaaaaatgcaacagcagaggagaaggtcagttatatacttctctggatggGAGAATGAGGCCTTCTGAGAGTTGGGAGctcacagaggtggagaaaaatgatgcagagcagatatttgcaaagtttgcttctcacctcgaacccaggtctaatcatagaattaatcatgatgaatttcaaggcttaatgcaagagactgatgagactTGATAAACTCACTGGACTAAAACCCGTTGccacaaaatgcagatttaaggatagagagaaatattaGTTCATCAACTAAGATGAGGGAGGgcccatcccgaagtgcaaaagtctcttatagggaagaatagcttgaagctatagacacagccagagcctttgaagccatGAGGATGCAAATTAAATTCCTAACTATGCAGTtagaattctgttcctcctcagctgatggcCAGGGTCTGTCTCGACGACGTATGACCTTGgattctcagcttctctgatgacatTTGCCAGCGTCCATGTTTTCatcatcggctcttgaatatgcactaGTCCTCTGAAGAGGAACAGAATTTGCATCTGGCCGACACCAGACGTGATGAAGCAGAGAGCTTGAATGCCAGCAAAGCCGGCAACACCAATATCAGGTGAAGAGTCCACAACCACTGATACGGAAACATCAAcccagcagttgtcaggtgaagcacaacaagctacatcactaACGGTCGCAGCCAAACCTACAAGGTGGCAAAGAGACATACTGCCGCCAGTGCGACATCGATAAGAACTCTTGAAAAATAGTTgggtaaataaattagtgtacgagttcagttacttaagttgcactggaaagaaagtggatGAAGTAGAGAAAGACGATGCGGTCAGACAAtagtcatggcttttattagcagaaacttctggtacaataatgaaagacaatgggtgcatacacagttatacccaaggagaGTATCTTTAACGGTAgagattctctttggcttggcttcgcggacgaagatttatggagggggtaaaagtccacgtcagctgcaggctcgtttgtggctgacaagtccgatgcgggacaggcagacacgattgcagcggctgcaggggaaaattggttggtttgggttgggtgttgggtttttcctcctttgccttttgtcagtgaggtgggctctgcggtcttcttcaaaggaggttgctgcccaccaaactgtgaggcgccaagatgcacggtttgaggcgatatcagccgactggcggtggtcaatgtggcaggcaccaagagatttctttaggcagtccttgtaccttttctttggtgcacctctgtcacggtggccagtggagagctcgccatataacacgatcttgggaaggcgatggtcctccattctggagacgtgacccacccagcgcagctggatcttcagcagcgtggactcaatgctgtcgacctctgccatctcgagtacttcgacgttagggatgaaagcgctccaatggatgttgaggatggagcggagacaacgctggtggaagcgttctaggagccgtaggtgatgctggtcgaggacccatgattcggagccgaacagaagtgtgggtatgacacagCTAATGTTAGTAAGGCGAGGCTAGCCAAAgggaagactgacagctcagcagagattcaccacactctcCCCCTGTCAGAAGAAGGGTGAAAATCAAAACGACAGCTGCTATGTAAAACTTAAGCAAGCAATGCATGGATACCATATTTGGCATTGAGAATTCTCTCACAGCCAAAATAAACCAATAACTTgcaaagcaatcaaaatataatgagatgttatGAATACTGAAGCCTCTCAAGTTGTTTACGGATTCTAGTTGATTTTCTAATTGGAACAGGTGCAGGCCTTGTACGCTTTGCAACCTTGGTAATGGACGGTGTTGATACTCGTCTGTGGTGTGGGAAGGTCCGCTCCCACATTCAGTGAGATCgcagctgatctggctgtggcccCAGCTACACCTTTCTCTCGTGACCCTTAAATCCCCTGATGCAAAAATCTACCTTACTGTGCCTTAATTGGTTTTAACTGCTTCCTCGGGAAGAGATCTCCGCAGCAAATCAGTCAAATACTTGGCCTGGGTACGGGTACTTTCTCAGTTTAAAAGCGACATACATGAAATAAATATaatcacggttggcatagcagcaCCCAGCGATCATGACGGGGGcttgaatccaacactgtctgtagggagttggtaccttctctccgtgtctgtcTGGGTTGCCCCCTGGGACACCCACCCTTCAACACATACCAGGGGTCAATTGGGCAGGACGGGCTTGTGGCCCAAAAGCATGTACGTCcatataaaatttaatttatttcttaCCGGTTATATAAATTTTTTGTAACAAAACATACATGTAAGAGTGAAAAAGTGTATGTGATATTTTTTCcatgtcttgcagctctcaaaTATCTGTTGTGTGTGGCTCTTTCGTGAAGCAATTTGGCCATTTCTGTAACACAATGTGTGCCCCCATGAAATCCCAGCACAGAGGTTactgttagaaatagatgtaccttcacagaaattgctcgagacaaaaattgagaacaaagaacatttattaaacaacaatgcaaagttgggtgcttccccttaccatgggaatacacacatacactggggctcacccaacttttatacagtgaatttcagtataggaataccctcccccttacattcttctgcctcctggagaggtttggcattaggtaatcctgcctgcctacgtgctgtttctgtgcacttgcaggaccagggggtatcatgtaggtgtcttctcatgtcattatcctcattgtccttattcacaacctttccCTTGTCCCCgttcacacctttccgactctcagagctacagtctcttcatatgcagagttcgctaatcctgtctagggtttactaatttaatatacataacttgataaatctgtgtaaggcttactaattatatatgtagaacttggtacttctgtctagggttaggagacccttatctcatccagactatctcaacttcctacattctattattccttcacctctcattatcttattcatacggtggactcactgatcctgtggaaaagactagaagattcttatcttacataggctgactgtgcttcctgcattctaatttgcatgcttagcctgttcatactggtttaatccatcactccacatgcctgcactagtttccccatctttcatattttatgtcaagtttcctaaTCTCTCACATCACGGATTTCTGCCTACCGGTGTTGTGGGTGGAGGGTAAGTGGCTTCCcagcctgtctggaatattgggCATTGCTGGCGGTAAcgtgtctgaaacttattcggaagtcacctCACTTGTCAATCAGGGATGGACTCCGGCCACCATTAGTGCCCgtcttgccattggctaatttaaatcgtTATTGACTGGAAGCACAAACTCGCTCTGTATAGAACACCAACGCacagcacattctctctctctctccgtctcgtCGTCCAAGCCCCGGACGCCTCCCCGCGCCCACGAATTCGCTGCAGTGGACGTGGCTGGAAGTGTCACGGGCAAGGTGGGCTttccactgaagctgagccataataCTGAGGTGAACGTCTGCATCCTTGTTGAATTAAACTGGCTTACGATGGCCCATCTTAACGATTTTCCGAAACTTCCAATTTCGAATTCCGATCTGCTTGGAATCTGCGGGTCGCTCCCCTCTCGCGTTCCTGGGCGACAGCAGCATCGCGCAAGAGTATCGGACGGCATTCTTCAGGCCCAGTgcgctttcagctgtgtacatgAATAGTTTGTTCAACGCGGAGTAAAggaattccagatttatttataaAACACGGTAGATGCGGTATTTTACAACTTACGAATTTTGTGGGTTTGCTGGGCTTAACTCATCGCACCTGTATTATAATCAAGCAACGTTCTCTCCCGTTTGTCTTttatgtgttaattaaagttacatgtgaGCGTAACACTCGAGAcgagactcgtctctctgtgaacccaccgaacctgattcCCTTCCCAACATGACAGCTGGGCACCTCCCACAGCACGCAGCCGGGGGCTTCTGAGGGCCGGGCGCTGGTACCTGACATGTCACTGAATTTGTTCACGCCGTACACGGCCGTCCCTCTGTCCTCCTGCTGCCACTTCCGAGCCCTCCCCAGATTCTCCACGAAGATCCGGAAACGATTCTCCTCTGCCGGTGAAGGACAGagtgagaggaggagagggatcgCGTTTGAGCAGAGAAGAGGAGGGCGATAGGAGGTGTGgaggagagggagacggagaataggattggagagaggagggagaatgaGGGTGGGTAACGTATTAATGCAGCATCCGACAAGGGTTGAGAATGAGACTGGAGCCAAGTCAAGTTTACCGTCATCTGATTGTCCAAGTACAACCCgaggaaacagcattctccagacctcggagcaaaacacgcagacacacacccagaaatAACACACGTGCAGTCAAACAACACGTctgcaggacaagtgttcatctatacaaagaaataaatattgttttgtaaatgaaAGCCTGGGTCTGAGGGGCGGGAGGGGGATTCTCACCCCACACCTCAATCACAGGGTCGTGGGGTCGGGACAGAAACTCAGCCCCAGGGGCTGGACAGAGGGGCAACCCTCATGAGGGGGTAGGAGCTCCTATCAGGCATCTGTCCTGCACATTGTTCATTTAGTGAACCCCCTCCACCACTGCTGGACCActtcacaacctctctctcagtgTGAGGCTCCCTCACCCCtctcagtgaagctccctcaccacccctccctcagcCTGAGGCTTCCTCACTGCCCCCTTCAGTGCAGTGCTCCCTCAGTGTGCGGCTCCCTCACCACCCATCCCTTAGTGTGGTGctctctcacccacccccccatcagCGAGACTGAACGGAGCTGGAGGGAGTCTCAAAACCTCGACCTCTCtatgagatggagagggtgatcaaccccacacccaccccacaaacactccccccccccacctccgtcCACCCACTGGACCCCAGCATGTCCCTGAGTCACGGTGGGTAGCAGAAGGCTGGCACAAGTCCTCCCCACCACTGCTCCTCCTTTCCCCTGCCTCCCcatcctctcaccctctctcctgcCGGATCCCAGCAGCTCTGCTGGAGCAAAGAGGTCCGCAGTGATGTTCCAATCCAACTTCCCCATTTGAACCAACCGTCTCCCATGCACCCCCAACCCGACTTCCCCTTTTATTTAACAaatcatttatttcaataaaacaCAAACTAAACACAAAACAATATTGAATAAATAACTTACTTTAACAGAGCaaaacgtcagcaaaaccaaggagatgatcgtcgacttcaggagggagtcaggggaacacagctcagTCCGAATCGAGGGCTCCGTAGTGGAAAACTTCAAAtccatgggggggaggggggtcaacatctccaaggtttTGTTCTGGATCCTctacgtcgatgcaatcacaaagaaggctcgccagcagttcGACTTTGTGAGGTTTTGGAGGAGTTTCGTGACGTCACCAGAAATTCccagaaacttctacaggttggGAGCCTTCTGGCCAGTCGCATCACAGCCTGGGATGGATATGcaaattctcaggacaagaataaactccagagggtcgtttactcggcctgtgatgtcacagacaccagactccactccgtcaaggacatcgacatgaggcggggtcttcaaaaagcagcctctatcctcaaagactgaTCACCCAGGCCcaggcccccttcactctgctgccatcggggaaaaggtccaagagcctgaagacgagcaagagggcagcttctttcccgctgccaccagattcctgaaggaTCAAAGAACCGAAGAcgctgcctgacttttcgtgcctATTACTTTTATAGTAACATTatcagatggttataatatgaatgtttgaattatgacgctgccgcaaaacaccaaatttcatggcttgttcatgacaataaattctgattctgaaactcactgtgcaatacagagaataaaatcAGTAAAATGCCAAGTTAAGAGTtgttaaataagtccctgattgagtttgttttaaatttaggcatacagcatacggttacaggccattcgtCCTGGGGTGCCCCCATAATCCGTGTAATGGTCTTAGAAGTTCTGTTTCCACCTTAAGCattgctgagaagatttactaggatgttgccaagtcttcaggaattgagttacagggaaaggttaaacaggttgggactttattccctggagcgaagaagaatgaggggagatttgatcgaggtttacaagattatgaaacgtgtcgacagagtggatgcaaagaGGCTTTCCCATTTAGATTGAGGGAAGATAAATATGAGGGGTGGTAATTTTATGCTGAAAGGGGGAAAGGTTTttggagaacattagggggaagttcttcactcagagaggggcaggggttggactagattagaactagataaaaattggactagattagaactagataaaataggggagaacatacctgaacatatattatataaatgggatgaaaaattggttcaacataggagttctccagtattacaccatctgctcaatatttggaagaagattcatgtagaaaggaataaaacaaattaccaattaccaaaactaatactgacataAAATCAGGTAATCCCTTTTACaaaagataatctttcctttagagaatgggagaaaaaagggatcaaaagaatagaaaattgtttttcaggaaatagattattatcctttgaacaaatgaaagataaatacaatataactcaagatacagtgctggcatattaccaattgagatccaacttgaaggacaaattaggaagcagtctgaggttaccagatggaaataactttgaatatgtgattacagatacaatgataatcaaaaaatttataacaaatatgtatattaaactgcaagaaaaggagaatgaggaaacgaatggtaaaactaaacaaaaatgggaacaaggtttaaatataaagataaagaaggaaacatgggagaagttctgctctggaacaatgagaaatacaataaacacgaggttacgtatgatacaatataactggatacacaggctatacattacacctcaaaagttaaataaatgggacccaacagtatctgacagatgttttcgctgtaaaaaggaaatgggaacaacaattcatgcaatctggacatgtgagaaagtagaaaaattttggaaagatctaaaccagatattaaataaaattacagaaaacaatataccaaaaaacccagagatcttcctcctaagtaacataaaaaacaaagaatttggacttgatttggatggtgcacaaaaaagatttgttaagatagctctagccgtagtaaaaaatgtattatgtcaacctggaaattagaagataatttgagaataaaacaatggtatatagaaaggaataaatgtattccattagaaaaaatgacatataatttaagaaataatattgaaatatttgaacaaatatgggagccagacatgaaacacaatagagaaaacctatcggggacatctaccacctaaaataacgaaaggagaaggaaatgaaaagaattgactcagtggaatttcttgtttatttttattgaatgacaacattgtttgactggtttaatgtatcttcgattttgtactttaaatgaatggaggggaggtagggagggtgggatgggatgggaggagtgggggagaaaatgacactgtatatatttgaaaaggaaaatgtatgtatcttggtcaatgtggtttatggtgtgaaaaataaaaaatttaaaaaaaaagagaggggcaggagtgtggaatgagctgccgtcTGATGTGGTGAACGCGGGCTCGATCTcgggttttaagaataaattggatggaagCATGGACGGGTGAGGCCTAGAGGGTGAAGTGTCAGTGGGACCAGCTGAATGATGGTGGGCACAGGTTAGAactgctgaatggcctctttgtctgtgctgcagtgttctatggttcaattgcAGGGCAAGTATTACTTCtgtaaaaataagtaaataaacatTTGTTTTATACAAACAAGAGTCACGGGTGGTTCtcatgagcagttcttttggttgttcggtgttctcactgcccatgggaagaaaacTTATTAGGAGGTATAGACTCTGCCCATCCCCCTCGTAGTTCAAAACACCTCGGTCAAATCTCCCCTCGATCTTCTACACTCCTGATCGGTTTAACCTTTCCCGACAACACCCTTGTCGTGGGCAGCCTGGTAAGCGCTGCGCCATTCCAacaccagagttcgaatcccacggtgtctgtaaggagtttgtacgttctccccacgtctgcatgggatttccccggggggggggtggtgttctggtttcctccactgtttgaaatgtccaaggggggtgtaaattgggtggcgcagACTGGTGGGCCACATTCCATGTGGGCCTGTTATCAcgc contains the following coding sequences:
- the LOC138740777 gene encoding cathepsin W-like, with the translated sequence MLFPRVVLGQSDDEENRFRIFVENLGRARKWQQEDRGTAVYGVNKFSDMSAESALGLKNAVRYSCAMLLSPRNARGERPADSKQIGIRNWKFRKIVKMGHRKPV